One genomic segment of Pseudomonas fortuita includes these proteins:
- a CDS encoding TIGR02285 family protein codes for MRAARGLRHLILLCGLLPALLLQPVSAKERIVWLVRDLPPFTIFHGTEKGQGVIDQLLPLLIGQMPEYDHSIVRVNRARGIQMLQDRNSFTCDPTLLWTAERAEYVRFSMPSLGVLSGGLVLRQENQALVAPYLDGQQVDLHGLLSNDSLKLGIVAERSYGTQIDAILRQLPDSVLSRHYGNDATANLLQMQQLGRLRMVLGYWPEVRYLIQQQGGSLADYQFHPVQGVARYQFLHVGCSDSPLGRAAIAHIDQLLPALRRNVLPQWYARWLDPALHEDYLEESKHFFEDQ; via the coding sequence ATGCGCGCTGCCCGCGGGTTACGCCACCTGATCCTGCTGTGCGGGCTACTGCCCGCATTGCTCCTGCAGCCGGTCAGTGCCAAAGAACGCATCGTCTGGCTGGTACGTGACCTGCCGCCCTTCACCATTTTTCACGGCACGGAAAAAGGCCAAGGGGTAATCGACCAGTTGTTGCCGCTGCTCATCGGGCAGATGCCTGAATACGACCACAGCATCGTACGGGTCAACCGCGCCCGCGGCATCCAGATGCTGCAAGACCGCAACAGCTTCACCTGCGACCCGACACTGCTATGGACCGCGGAACGTGCCGAATATGTGCGCTTTTCCATGCCATCGCTGGGCGTGCTCAGCGGTGGCCTGGTGCTGCGCCAGGAAAACCAGGCGCTGGTGGCACCCTACCTCGACGGGCAGCAGGTAGACCTGCATGGCCTGCTGAGCAACGACTCGCTGAAGCTCGGAATTGTTGCCGAGCGCAGCTACGGCACCCAGATTGACGCCATCCTGCGCCAGTTGCCCGACAGCGTGCTCAGCCGCCATTACGGCAATGATGCCACCGCCAACCTGCTGCAGATGCAACAGCTGGGGCGCCTGCGCATGGTGCTCGGGTACTGGCCGGAAGTGCGTTATCTGATTCAGCAGCAAGGGGGCTCACTGGCGGATTACCAGTTTCATCCTGTGCAGGGGGTGGCGCGCTACCAGTTTTTGCATGTAGGTTGCTCGGACAGCCCGCTAGGGCGCGCAGCGATCGCGCATATCGACCAGCTCTTGCCTGCACTGCGCCGGAATGTGTTGCCGCAGTGGTACGCGCGCTGGCTGGACCCGGCGCTGCATGAAGACTACCTGGAAGAAAGCAAGCACTTCTTCGAAGACCAATAG
- the xerD gene encoding site-specific tyrosine recombinase XerD, with product MPALDHPLIDQFLDALWLEKGLSDNTRVSYRSDLALFNGWLQEHSVSLPDAGRDLILDHLAWRLDQGYKPRSTARFLSGLRGFFRYLLREKLVAIDPTLQVEMPQLGKPLPKSLSEADVEALLQAPDLGEAIGQRDRAMLEVLYACGLRVTELVSLTLDQINLRQGVLRVMGKGSKERLVPMGEEAVVWLERYQRDGRAELLNGRPSDVLFPSQRGEQMTRQTFWHRIKHHARVAGIDKPLSPHTLRHAFATHLLNHGADLRVVQMLLGHSDLSTTQIYTHVAKARLQQLHAQHHPRG from the coding sequence ATGCCCGCCCTAGACCACCCCCTGATCGACCAGTTTCTCGACGCCCTTTGGCTTGAAAAAGGCCTGTCCGACAACACCCGCGTGTCTTATCGCAGCGATCTGGCGCTGTTTAATGGCTGGCTGCAGGAGCATTCGGTTTCCCTGCCCGACGCCGGCCGTGACCTGATCCTCGACCACCTCGCCTGGCGCCTCGATCAGGGCTATAAGCCACGCTCCACGGCGCGCTTTCTGTCCGGCCTGCGGGGTTTCTTCCGCTACCTGCTGCGCGAGAAGCTGGTGGCGATTGACCCGACCCTGCAGGTCGAGATGCCGCAACTGGGCAAGCCGCTGCCCAAGTCGTTGTCCGAAGCTGACGTTGAAGCCTTGCTGCAGGCCCCGGACCTGGGTGAAGCCATCGGCCAGCGTGACCGCGCCATGCTCGAAGTGCTGTATGCCTGCGGTCTGCGCGTCACCGAACTGGTCAGCCTGACCCTTGACCAGATCAACCTGCGCCAAGGTGTGCTTCGGGTGATGGGCAAGGGCAGCAAAGAGCGCCTGGTGCCCATGGGCGAAGAGGCAGTAGTGTGGCTGGAGCGCTACCAGCGCGATGGCCGCGCCGAGTTGCTCAATGGCCGCCCCAGCGACGTGCTGTTCCCCAGCCAGCGCGGCGAACAGATGACCCGCCAGACCTTCTGGCACCGCATCAAGCACCATGCCCGGGTGGCAGGTATCGACAAACCGCTGTCGCCACACACGCTGCGCCATGCCTTTGCCACTCACCTGCTCAACCATGGGGCCGACCTGCGCGTGGTCCAGATGCTGCTCGGCCACAGCGACCTCTCGACCACTCAGATCTACACCCACGTGGCCAAAGCCCGCCTGCAGCAGTTGCACGCACAGCACCACCCACGTGGATGA
- a CDS encoding DUF3509 domain-containing protein codes for MERICKLLNEALTPYQAQLGVADASGNRQLTLHDRVAGITLRRTVSERQLQEQRLLIDLVDGLHRDLQIAEGRLQPCVIAALQQRQEPRGTFA; via the coding sequence ATGGAAAGAATCTGCAAACTGCTCAACGAAGCCCTGACGCCTTACCAGGCCCAGCTCGGCGTTGCCGATGCCAGCGGTAATCGCCAATTGACCCTGCACGACCGTGTCGCCGGCATTACGCTACGGCGCACGGTCAGCGAGCGTCAGTTGCAGGAGCAGCGCCTGTTGATCGATCTGGTAGATGGCCTGCACCGTGACTTGCAGATCGCCGAAGGGCGTTTGCAGCCCTGTGTGATCGCGGCGCTGCAGCAGCGTCAGGAACCGAGGGGAACCTTTGCCTGA
- the trmD gene encoding tRNA (guanosine(37)-N1)-methyltransferase TrmD, translating to MGNLRVDVITLFPEMFSAITEYGITSRAVKQGLLQVTCWNPRDYTTDRHHTVDDRPFGGGPGMVMKIKPLEDALVSARQATGAAAKVIYLSPQGRKLTQQAVKGLAEQESLILIAGRYEGIDERFIEAHVDEEWSIGDYVLSGGELPAMVLIDAVTRLLPGALGHVDSAEEDSFTDGLLDCPHYTRPEVYADQRVPDVLLSGNHAHIRRWRMKQSLGRTFERRADLLESRSLSGEEKKLLEEYLRERDDS from the coding sequence ATGGGTAACCTTCGCGTAGACGTCATCACGTTGTTCCCCGAGATGTTCTCGGCCATCACGGAGTACGGCATTACCAGCCGCGCGGTGAAACAGGGGTTGCTTCAGGTAACTTGCTGGAACCCGCGGGACTACACCACAGATCGTCACCACACGGTAGATGATCGGCCGTTTGGCGGTGGTCCGGGCATGGTGATGAAAATCAAGCCTCTGGAAGACGCCCTGGTTAGCGCCAGGCAAGCGACCGGAGCTGCGGCGAAGGTGATCTACCTCTCGCCACAAGGCCGCAAGCTGACTCAGCAGGCGGTCAAAGGCCTGGCCGAACAGGAATCGTTGATCCTGATCGCCGGTCGTTATGAAGGCATCGACGAGCGCTTTATCGAGGCTCATGTCGATGAGGAGTGGTCGATTGGTGACTATGTGCTTTCCGGTGGCGAGCTGCCGGCCATGGTACTGATCGATGCGGTTACACGGCTGCTGCCCGGAGCTTTAGGGCATGTGGACTCGGCGGAAGAAGACTCCTTCACCGACGGTCTGCTGGATTGCCCGCACTACACCCGACCTGAGGTGTATGCGGATCAGCGTGTTCCCGACGTGTTGCTAAGTGGCAACCATGCACATATCCGGCGTTGGAGGATGAAGCAGTCCCTTGGTAGGACCTTCGAACGACGCGCCGATCTTCTGGAAAGTCGCTCGCTTTCTGGAGAAGAGAAGAAGCTGCTCGAGGAATACCTCCGCGAGCGGGACGATAGTTAA
- a CDS encoding response regulator, translating into MHQPYVLIHQARPSHQIILHQALNAQGMFNVRISANATDLDACLAAERGPDLLILDHAMPTRAGLALLARQHRSRALLFVGQATPKHQDLAQAARNRGLWVLAELPWPLSTTRLQRALQALQARPWRRIQTVTSATHAH; encoded by the coding sequence ATGCACCAGCCCTACGTGTTGATCCACCAGGCTCGCCCATCACACCAGATCATCCTGCACCAGGCCCTCAATGCCCAAGGCATGTTCAACGTGCGCATCAGCGCAAACGCAACCGACCTGGACGCCTGCCTGGCCGCTGAACGTGGGCCCGATCTGCTGATTCTTGACCATGCCATGCCAACCCGGGCGGGCCTTGCCTTGCTCGCACGGCAGCATCGATCACGTGCGCTGTTGTTCGTCGGCCAAGCCACTCCCAAACACCAGGACCTTGCCCAGGCGGCAAGAAATCGGGGCCTTTGGGTGCTCGCCGAACTCCCCTGGCCGCTTTCTACCACACGCCTGCAGCGTGCCTTGCAAGCGCTGCAAGCCCGCCCGTGGCGGCGTATTCAAACTGTCACGTCTGCCACGCATGCTCACTGA
- the rpsP gene encoding 30S ribosomal protein S16 — protein MVTIRLARGGSKKRPFYHLTVTNSRNARDGRFVERVGFFNPIASGAEVKLSVNQERVTYWLSQGAQPSERVAQLLKDAAKAAA, from the coding sequence ATGGTAACCATTCGTCTGGCCCGTGGCGGCTCGAAAAAGCGCCCATTCTACCACCTGACCGTGACCAACTCGCGTAACGCCCGTGACGGCCGTTTCGTTGAGCGCGTTGGCTTCTTCAACCCGATCGCATCGGGCGCCGAAGTCAAGCTGTCGGTCAACCAAGAGCGCGTCACCTACTGGCTGAGCCAGGGCGCACAGCCGTCTGAGCGTGTTGCTCAGCTGCTGAAGGACGCTGCCAAGGCCGCTGCCTGA
- a CDS encoding YaeQ family protein, giving the protein MAQPSTTYKFELNLTDLDRNVYESVKQTIARHPSETEERMAVRLLAYALWYNENLSFGRGLSDVDEPALWEKSLDDRVLHWIEVGQPDADRLTWCSRRTERTSLLAYGSLRVWEGKVVGAVKNLKNLNIAAVPQEVLETLATDMPRSIKWDVMISEGTVFVTDDRGQHEVQLQWLLGERG; this is encoded by the coding sequence ATGGCCCAGCCGTCCACCACCTACAAGTTCGAATTGAATCTGACCGACCTTGATCGCAATGTCTACGAAAGCGTCAAGCAGACCATTGCCCGCCATCCTTCGGAAACGGAAGAGCGTATGGCGGTTCGTCTGTTGGCGTACGCGCTCTGGTACAACGAGAACTTGTCGTTTGGCCGCGGTCTTTCGGATGTCGATGAGCCGGCGCTGTGGGAAAAGAGCCTGGATGATCGCGTGTTGCACTGGATCGAAGTTGGCCAGCCAGACGCCGACCGCCTGACCTGGTGCTCGCGCCGTACCGAACGCACCAGCCTGCTGGCCTATGGCAGCCTGCGTGTGTGGGAAGGCAAGGTGGTAGGTGCCGTGAAGAACCTGAAAAACCTGAACATCGCTGCCGTGCCTCAGGAGGTGCTGGAGACGCTGGCTACCGACATGCCGCGCAGCATCAAGTGGGACGTGATGATCAGTGAAGGTACGGTGTTCGTGACCGATGACCGTGGCCAGCACGAGGTGCAACTGCAGTGGCTGCTCGGTGAGCGTGGCTGA
- a CDS encoding acyl-CoA thioesterase, translated as MSTTRDQEIQRRTELSVTRVTKAVFPNTTNHHNTLFGGTALAWMDEVSFIAATRFCRLPLVTVSTDRIDFKHPIPAGSIVELVGSVVKVGNTSLQVQVDVFVENMYLDGRERAIHGVFSFVAIDEDKRPVPVLPQA; from the coding sequence ATGAGCACTACCCGAGACCAGGAAATCCAGCGCCGCACCGAGTTGTCGGTGACCCGCGTGACCAAGGCGGTGTTCCCCAACACTACCAACCATCACAACACACTGTTCGGCGGTACCGCCCTGGCCTGGATGGACGAAGTGTCGTTCATCGCCGCCACGCGTTTCTGCCGCCTGCCGCTGGTGACCGTGTCCACCGACCGCATCGACTTCAAGCACCCGATCCCGGCGGGCTCTATCGTTGAACTGGTGGGCTCGGTGGTCAAGGTTGGCAATACCAGCCTGCAGGTGCAGGTGGACGTGTTTGTCGAGAACATGTACCTGGACGGCCGCGAGCGGGCGATTCACGGTGTCTTCAGCTTCGTCGCCATCGATGAGGACAAGCGCCCTGTGCCCGTTTTGCCCCAGGCCTGA
- a CDS encoding CaiB/BaiF CoA transferase family protein — translation MSTPSKPLAGLKVVELGTLIAGPFASRICAEFGAEVIKVESPDGGDPLRKWRKLYEGTSLWWFVQARNKQSLTLNLKHPEGREILKRLLADADILIENFRPGVLEKLGLGWDVLHALNPGLVMVRLSGFGQTGPMKDQPGFGAVGESMGGLRYITGFDDRPPVRTGISIGDSIAALWGVIGALMALRHREVNGGQGQVVDVALYEAIFAMMESMVPEFDVFGFIRERTGNIMPGITPSSIHTSADGKHVQIGANGDAIFKRFMQAIGRADLAEDPTLASNDGRDLRRDELYGVIDRWANSLPLEQLMQVLTTAEVPASRIYSAEDMFKDPQYLAREMFLQAKLPDGKPFRMPGIVPKLSDTPGSTEWVGPALGEHTEALLTRLGYDAAAIAGLREAGAV, via the coding sequence ATGTCGACGCCCAGCAAACCCCTCGCCGGCCTCAAAGTTGTCGAACTTGGCACCCTGATTGCCGGGCCGTTTGCCTCGCGCATCTGTGCCGAATTCGGCGCCGAGGTGATCAAGGTCGAATCCCCCGACGGCGGCGACCCGTTGCGCAAGTGGCGCAAGCTGTACGAGGGCACTTCGCTGTGGTGGTTCGTGCAGGCGCGCAACAAGCAATCGCTCACCCTCAACCTCAAGCACCCCGAGGGCCGCGAGATTCTGAAGCGCCTGCTGGCCGACGCCGACATCCTGATCGAGAACTTCCGCCCGGGCGTGCTGGAAAAGCTCGGCCTGGGCTGGGATGTGCTGCATGCGCTGAACCCGGGCCTGGTGATGGTGCGCCTTTCGGGCTTTGGCCAGACCGGGCCGATGAAAGACCAGCCGGGCTTTGGCGCCGTGGGCGAGTCGATGGGCGGTTTGCGCTACATCACCGGCTTCGACGACCGCCCGCCGGTGCGCACGGGCATTTCCATCGGTGACTCGATTGCCGCCTTGTGGGGGGTAATCGGCGCGCTGATGGCGCTGCGCCACCGTGAAGTCAATGGCGGCCAGGGCCAGGTGGTGGACGTGGCGCTGTACGAGGCGATTTTCGCCATGATGGAAAGCATGGTCCCGGAATTCGATGTGTTCGGCTTTATCCGCGAGCGCACCGGCAACATCATGCCGGGTATCACGCCCTCCTCGATCCATACCAGCGCCGACGGCAAGCACGTGCAGATCGGCGCCAACGGCGATGCAATCTTCAAGCGCTTCATGCAGGCCATCGGCCGTGCCGACCTGGCAGAAGACCCGACCTTGGCCAGCAACGATGGCCGTGACCTGCGCCGAGACGAACTGTACGGGGTGATCGACCGCTGGGCCAACAGCCTGCCCCTGGAGCAATTGATGCAGGTACTGACCACGGCCGAAGTGCCCGCCAGCCGTATCTATTCGGCCGAGGACATGTTCAAGGACCCGCAGTACCTGGCGCGGGAGATGTTCTTGCAAGCCAAGCTGCCGGACGGCAAGCCATTCCGCATGCCGGGCATCGTGCCCAAGCTGTCGGATACGCCTGGTTCCACCGAGTGGGTCGGCCCGGCGCTGGGCGAACATACCGAAGCACTGCTTACCCGCCTGGGCTATGACGCGGCGGCCATTGCCGGCCTGCGCGAAGCCGGCGCGGTCTGA
- the rplS gene encoding 50S ribosomal protein L19 encodes MTNKIIQQLEAEQMSKEIPTFAPGDTVVVQVKVKEGERSRLQAFEGVVIAKRNRGLNSAFTVRKISSGVGVERTFQTYSPQIDSLAVKRRGDVRKAKLYYLRDLSGKAARIKEKLS; translated from the coding sequence ATGACCAACAAGATCATCCAGCAGCTCGAAGCCGAGCAGATGAGCAAGGAAATCCCGACCTTCGCACCAGGCGACACCGTTGTTGTCCAGGTTAAAGTGAAGGAAGGTGAGCGTTCCCGTCTGCAGGCGTTCGAAGGCGTTGTTATCGCCAAGCGTAACCGCGGTCTGAACAGCGCCTTCACCGTGCGCAAGATCTCCAGCGGCGTTGGCGTAGAGCGTACCTTCCAGACCTACAGCCCGCAAATCGACAGCCTGGCCGTGAAACGTCGTGGTGACGTGCGTAAAGCCAAGCTGTACTACCTGCGCGACCTGTCCGGCAAAGCCGCTCGCATCAAGGAAAAACTGTCCTGA
- the thrC gene encoding threonine synthase translates to MRYISTRGQAPALNFEDVLLAGLASDGGLYVPENLPRFTQEEIASWAGLPYHELAFRVMRPFVEGSIADADFKKILEETYGEFAHAAVAPLRQLNGNEWVLELFHGPTLAFKDFALQLLGRLLDHVLAKRNERVVIIGATSGDTGSAAIEGCRRCDNVDIFILHPHQRVSEVQRRQMTTLFGDNIHNIAIEGNFDDCQEMVKASFADQSFLKGTRLVAVNSINWARIMAQIVYYFHAALQLGGPARSVAFSVPTGNFGDIFAGYLARNMGLPVSQLIVATNRNDILHRFMSGNQYVKETLHATLSPSMDIMVSSNFERLLFDLHGRNGGAIAELMDSFKQGGGFSVEQGRWTEARKLFDSLAVSDEQTCETIAEVFAATGEVLDPHTAIGVKAARECRRSLDTPMVVLGTAHPVKFPEAVEKAGVGRALELPAHLSDLFSREERCTVLANDLKAVQGFVSQHGNRGKPL, encoded by the coding sequence ATGCGCTATATCAGTACCCGCGGCCAGGCACCGGCCCTGAATTTCGAAGACGTGCTGCTGGCTGGCCTGGCCAGTGACGGCGGCCTGTACGTCCCCGAGAACCTGCCACGCTTTACCCAGGAAGAAATCGCCTCGTGGGCTGGCCTGCCGTACCACGAGCTGGCCTTCCGTGTGATGCGCCCGTTTGTTGAAGGCAGCATCGCCGACGCCGACTTCAAGAAGATCCTCGAAGAAACCTACGGCGAGTTCGCTCACGCTGCGGTCGCCCCGCTGCGTCAGCTGAACGGCAACGAGTGGGTGCTGGAGCTGTTCCACGGCCCGACCCTGGCGTTCAAGGACTTCGCCCTGCAACTGCTTGGCCGTCTGCTTGACCACGTGTTGGCCAAGCGTAACGAGCGCGTAGTGATCATCGGTGCCACCAGCGGTGATACCGGTTCCGCCGCCATCGAAGGCTGCCGCCGTTGCGACAACGTCGACATCTTCATCCTGCACCCGCACCAGCGCGTGTCTGAAGTGCAGCGCCGCCAGATGACCACCCTCTTCGGCGACAACATCCACAACATCGCCATCGAAGGCAACTTCGATGACTGCCAGGAAATGGTCAAGGCCAGCTTCGCTGACCAGTCGTTCCTCAAGGGCACCCGCCTGGTGGCAGTCAACTCGATCAACTGGGCGCGCATCATGGCCCAGATCGTCTACTACTTCCATGCAGCCCTGCAATTGGGTGGCCCGGCGCGTTCGGTGGCATTCTCGGTGCCAACCGGCAACTTCGGCGATATCTTCGCCGGTTACCTGGCGCGCAACATGGGCCTGCCGGTCAGCCAGCTGATCGTCGCCACCAACCGCAACGACATCCTGCACCGCTTCATGAGCGGCAATCAGTACGTCAAGGAAACCCTGCACGCGACCCTGTCGCCGTCGATGGACATCATGGTCTCGTCCAACTTCGAGCGCCTGCTGTTCGACCTGCACGGTCGCAACGGTGGGGCGATTGCCGAGCTGATGGACAGCTTCAAACAAGGTGGCGGCTTCAGCGTCGAGCAAGGCCGCTGGACCGAAGCCCGCAAGCTGTTCGACTCGCTGGCCGTGAGTGACGAGCAGACTTGCGAGACCATTGCCGAGGTCTTCGCCGCCACCGGTGAAGTGCTCGACCCGCATACCGCGATCGGGGTCAAGGCTGCCCGTGAGTGCCGCCGTAGCCTGGATACGCCAATGGTGGTGCTGGGTACCGCGCACCCGGTCAAGTTCCCGGAAGCGGTAGAGAAGGCGGGTGTAGGCAGGGCGCTGGAACTGCCGGCGCACCTCAGCGACCTGTTCAGCCGTGAAGAGCGTTGCACGGTGCTGGCCAATGACCTGAAAGCAGTCCAGGGCTTTGTCAGCCAGCACGGTAACCGCGGCAAGCCGCTGTAA
- a CDS encoding homoserine dehydrogenase, producing the protein MKPVKVGICGLGTVGGGTFNVLQRNAEEIARRAGRGIEVAQIAMRSQNPNCQITGTPITADVFEVASNPEIDIVIELIGGYTIARDLVLKAIENGKHVVTANKALIAVHGNEIFAKAREKGVIVAFEAAVAGGIPVIKAIREGLSANRINWLAGIINGTGNFILTEMREKGRAFPDVLAEAQALGYAEADPTFDVEGIDAAHKLTILASIAFGIPLQFDKAYTEGITQLTTADVNYAEALGYRIKHLGVARRTAEGIELRVHPTLIPADRLIANVNGVMNAVMVNGDAAGSTLYYGAGAGMEPTASSVVGDLVDVVRAMTSDPENRVPHLAFQPDSLSAHPILPIEACKSAYYLRIQAKDHPGVLAQVASILSERGINIESIMQKEAEEQDGLVPMILLTHGVVEQSINDAIVALEALQDVVGKVVRIRVEQLN; encoded by the coding sequence GTGAAACCGGTCAAAGTAGGCATCTGTGGGTTGGGGACCGTCGGTGGCGGAACCTTCAATGTACTTCAGCGCAACGCCGAGGAGATTGCCCGCCGTGCCGGGCGCGGTATTGAAGTGGCCCAGATCGCCATGCGCTCGCAGAACCCGAACTGCCAGATTACCGGTACCCCCATTACCGCTGACGTGTTCGAAGTTGCGAGCAACCCGGAGATCGATATCGTCATCGAGCTGATCGGTGGCTACACCATCGCCCGTGATCTGGTGCTCAAGGCCATCGAAAACGGCAAGCATGTGGTCACCGCCAACAAGGCGCTGATTGCCGTGCATGGTAACGAAATTTTTGCCAAGGCCCGCGAAAAGGGCGTGATCGTCGCCTTCGAAGCGGCCGTGGCGGGTGGCATCCCGGTGATCAAGGCCATCCGCGAAGGCCTGTCGGCCAACCGTATCAACTGGCTGGCCGGCATCATCAACGGCACCGGCAACTTCATCCTCACCGAAATGCGTGAGAAGGGCCGTGCCTTCCCGGACGTGCTGGCCGAAGCCCAGGCGCTGGGTTACGCCGAAGCCGACCCGACCTTCGACGTCGAAGGCATCGATGCCGCGCACAAGCTGACCATCCTGGCGTCGATCGCTTTCGGCATTCCGCTGCAGTTTGACAAGGCCTACACCGAAGGCATCACCCAGCTGACCACCGCTGACGTGAACTACGCCGAGGCCCTGGGTTACCGCATCAAGCACCTGGGCGTGGCGCGCCGCACCGCCGAAGGCATCGAGCTGCGCGTGCACCCGACGCTGATCCCGGCCGACCGCCTGATCGCCAACGTCAACGGTGTGATGAACGCCGTCATGGTCAACGGTGATGCTGCCGGTTCCACCTTGTATTACGGTGCTGGCGCCGGCATGGAGCCCACCGCTTCGTCGGTGGTCGGCGACCTGGTCGATGTGGTCCGCGCCATGACCTCCGACCCGGAAAACCGCGTACCGCACCTGGCCTTCCAGCCAGACTCGCTGTCGGCCCACCCGATCCTGCCGATCGAAGCCTGCAAAAGCGCCTACTACCTGCGCATCCAGGCCAAGGATCACCCAGGCGTACTGGCCCAGGTGGCCAGCATCCTGTCGGAGCGTGGCATCAACATCGAGTCGATCATGCAGAAGGAAGCCGAGGAGCAGGACGGCCTGGTGCCAATGATCCTCCTGACCCACGGCGTGGTCGAGCAGAGCATCAACGACGCCATCGTCGCCCTGGAAGCCCTGCAGGACGTGGTCGGCAAGGTCGTGCGCATCCGCGTCGAACAGCTCAACTAA
- the rimM gene encoding ribosome maturation factor RimM (Essential for efficient processing of 16S rRNA), with protein MNATPEKADDLIVVGKIFSVHGVRGEVKVYSFTDPIENLLDYPGWTLRHEGKVKQVELVSGRGSQKGLVVKLKGLDDRDEARLLSGYEICIARSLLPNLAADEYYWYQLVGLKVINQDEQLFGKVDHLLETGANDVMVVKPCAGSLDDRERLLPYTAQCVLNVDLEAGVMRVEWDADF; from the coding sequence ATGAACGCGACGCCAGAAAAGGCTGACGACCTCATCGTCGTTGGCAAGATTTTTTCGGTTCACGGCGTTCGCGGCGAGGTGAAGGTGTATTCCTTTACCGATCCGATTGAAAACCTGTTGGATTATCCCGGCTGGACGCTTCGGCACGAAGGCAAGGTAAAGCAGGTCGAGCTGGTCAGCGGTCGTGGCTCCCAAAAGGGCCTGGTCGTGAAGTTGAAAGGCCTCGATGATCGTGATGAAGCCCGTCTTCTGAGCGGTTACGAAATCTGCATTGCGCGGAGCCTTTTGCCCAACCTGGCTGCCGACGAGTACTACTGGTACCAGTTGGTAGGTCTGAAGGTCATCAACCAGGACGAACAGCTGTTCGGCAAGGTCGATCACCTGTTGGAGACCGGTGCGAACGATGTAATGGTGGTCAAGCCCTGCGCAGGCAGCCTGGATGATCGCGAGCGTCTGTTGCCCTACACGGCGCAATGCGTGCTCAACGTCGACCTGGAAGCAGGCGTGATGCGGGTCGAATGGGACGCGGACTTCTAA
- a CDS encoding thioredoxin fold domain-containing protein, with translation MRVTQFFAAAALALASTFAVAAATDSNAVAEQAIRKSLQNLELEVPVESVASSPLNGLYEVKLQGGRVLYASADGQFVMQGYLFQIQDGKPVNLTEKTERQGVAKLINGIPAAEMVVYPAKGETKSHITVFTDTTCPYCHKLHAEVPELNRRGIEVRYVAFPRQGLGSPGDQQLQAVWCSSDRRGAMDKMVEGEEIKAAKCANPVGKQFQLGQSIGVNGTPAIVLESGQVIPGYQPAPQVAKLALAK, from the coding sequence ATGCGCGTGACCCAGTTTTTCGCCGCCGCCGCGTTGGCGCTGGCCAGTACCTTTGCCGTTGCCGCGGCAACCGACAGCAATGCCGTGGCCGAGCAGGCCATCCGCAAATCGCTGCAGAACCTCGAGCTGGAAGTGCCAGTAGAAAGCGTGGCCAGCAGCCCGCTCAACGGCCTGTATGAAGTCAAGCTGCAGGGCGGCCGCGTGTTGTATGCCAGCGCCGACGGCCAGTTCGTGATGCAGGGCTACCTGTTCCAGATCCAGGACGGCAAGCCGGTCAACCTCACCGAGAAGACCGAACGCCAAGGGGTTGCCAAACTCATCAACGGCATTCCAGCCGCCGAGATGGTGGTTTATCCTGCCAAAGGCGAGACCAAGTCGCACATCACCGTGTTCACCGACACCACCTGCCCGTATTGCCACAAATTGCACGCCGAAGTGCCCGAGTTGAACCGTCGCGGTATCGAAGTGCGCTATGTCGCCTTCCCGCGCCAAGGGCTCGGCTCGCCGGGTGACCAGCAGTTGCAGGCGGTGTGGTGCTCCAGTGACCGCCGCGGGGCGATGGACAAGATGGTCGAAGGTGAAGAGATCAAGGCCGCCAAGTGCGCCAACCCGGTCGGCAAGCAATTCCAGCTGGGCCAGTCGATCGGCGTCAACGGCACGCCGGCTATCGTCCTCGAAAGCGGCCAGGTCATTCCGGGCTACCAGCCGGCACCGCAGGTCGCCAAGCTGGCACTTGCCAAGTAA